The following DNA comes from Occultella kanbiaonis.
GCTCGGTCTGGGCGACGCCCTCGATCCGGTTGCCGTAGAGGGCGTTGAAGGCGCGGCACCCGGTGGCCTCCCCGATCCGGGTGACGACGTCCAGGTTGGCGGTGAAGTCGTCGGAGCGCTCGGGCCAGGACACCAGCCCACGGTCCCCGCCCGGCATGTCCCCGGCGTTGAAGTTCAGTCCCGTCAGTTGCACCCCTGCCGCGGCGAGCGCGCTCACGAACGCGTCGATCTCGTCCGTAGACGGCGTGGACGTCGGGAACGGCCACCAGTACTCGACGGCGTCGAAGCCGGCCGTCCGTGCGGCAGCCGGCCGCTCGAGCAGGGGGAGGTCGGTGAGCAGGATCGAACAGTTCACGGTGTAGCGGGGCGCGGCGCCTGCGGCGGTCATCCGGACTCACTCCTTCGTTCAGGTTTTTCCGTATAGCGGAAGTTGTTTTCCTATTGATGAAAGAATAGGAGAGATCACGGGGTCCGTCAAGGGACCGAGCCGGCTCCGCCGCTCCCGTGAAAGCCCCGTGGCGGCCGCTCAGGCTGAGCGGTACGCCCGCCAGCCGCCGGCGGCCGAGATGTCCGCGTGCCGGCCGGAGGCGACCTCCTCGGGTCGCAGCACCATGGACAGCACGGCGCGGCCATCCTCCAGGCGGATCACGCCGAGCTCCAGCTCGGGCGGCTCATCGGGCAGGAACCGCTCCGCCAGCACCACCAGCGGCACGTCGTAGAGCTCACCGACGATTGCGGCGGTCCCTCCCGGGGCGATGCCGGGGAACTCGTCGCGGACGGAGAAGAACCGGTACCCGGGCGCCGTTCGCACCGGCCCGAGGAACGGGTGCCCCGCGATGTTGTGGTGCACGCCGCCGCCGCGCATGCCCTCACCGTTGACGAACAGTTCAGTCATGCCTGTACACGCTGTCACGGGTGGGCGGGAGAAGCCAGGTCCGGACCCGGACCGGCGTGCCGTCGGAGCCCGCCCAGGAACGCCTCCAGCTCGGCGGTGAACCGTTCGGGGGCTTCGATGCAGCTGACGTGTCCGACGCCGGGAAGGATCACCAGGCGCGATCCGGGGATCGCGGCGCAGAGGGCGTCGGCGACGAACCCCGGTGCCCGGACGTCGGCCGCGCCGTGCAGCACGACCGTGGGCACGTCGATCAGGGGCAGGACGTCACGCAGGTCCGCCTCAGCCGAGGACCGCGCCATCGCTCGGAACCCGCCGGGACGGAAGGATGCGGCGATGTTGTCGCGAACCTCGGCGACCAGGTCCGTCGGGACGTCCGGCGAGAACATGCTCGGCACCATGGTCGATGCGAACTCCGGGGCCGGCAGCAGCGACGCCGCAAGGCAGGTCTGCAACCGCTGCGCGACGGTGGCAGCCGGCAGCGATCCCGTCCAGCCTGCGTAGGCACCGGCGAGGAAGAGTCCCCGCACCTGGGCACCACGATGCCGCCAGTACTCGAGAGCCAGGGCGCCACCGAAGGACAGCCCGACGAGGACGGGCTGCTCGAGTCCGAGCGCGGAGATCAGCCCGGCGAGGCTGGTCGCGTAGTCCGGCAGCCGGAACGACTCGGGCACGTCCGAGGATCCACCGGACCCTGGCGGGTCCCAGGAAACGACCGTGTAGGAGCCCGACAGGGCGTCGATCTGGTGGTGCCAGGTCCCTGCCCCGTCGCCGACGAACCCACCCAGGAGGACGATCGGCCGGCCGCGGCCTGCCCTCGTGAAGGCGATCCGGATCCCATCGACGTCGACGGCGTCCACCGATCCATGATCCCACCCGCCGGGCCGGGACGGAATGGCGTCGAACAGACGACCGGGACGCCCTCGGCGCGGCATCACGACTCCCGCCCACCGTGGTGTCCGGCCGTCTCCGTGGCCGTGGTGCGGACCCAGGCATCGATGCGGTGCGCCACGTCGGGCCATCCGCCGTCGAGCATCAGGTCATGACCCGAACCTTCGACGACCACGGCTCGGGTGCCGTACGTACGCGCCGTCCGTTCCATCTCCGCCAGGGTGAAGAACCGGTCCTCCTCGGCCGCCAGTACGAGCACCGGTGCCCGGACCCGGTCCGGTCGGGGCCGCACCACGATCGTCTGCAGGAAGGCCAGGTAGGACTCGTCCCGGAGCCGAATCCAGGTGTCATGGACGACCCACGGGTCGGTCCGGGCCGTGAAGAAGAGATCGCGCACCAGGGCGTGGGTGCGGACGAACGGCCGCATCCGCAGGGTCATGGTGGCGCGCAGGAGAGCGGTCGGGTGCCGCAGTGCCAGGCGGCCGACGGCGGGCAACGTGCCGCGGGCCGGTGTCGGCGCCAACAGCACCAGCCCCGCCACCCGCTCGTTCTCCAGGAGCCTCTGCGCGACGAGGCCACCCAACGAGTGCCCGACGACGACCAGCGGCGGCCGACACCCGGCCGCCGCATCCCGGACGTCCTCGACGTAGTCGTCGATGCGGTGCCAGATCCGCCCGGTCCGCCCGTCGTGACCGCGCAGCTCGACGGTGCGGACGTCGTTGCCGAGGTCGCCGAGCCGCTCGGCCATGTCCTCCCAGCACCATGGTCCGTGCCAGGCGCCGTGCACGAGCAGGATCGTCGCTCCGGTGGTGACACCGGTCGGCGCCGTGAACCCGGTGGCAGGATCGGTGGTCACGGCCGCGCCTCGTACACGATGTTGAACGGGGTCTCGGTGACCCGCCGGAACCGGCCGAAGCCGGCCTCTTCGATGATCCGGGCGATCGGCTGCTCGCCGGCCTGGTTGCCGAGCGCATCCGACGCGCCCTCGGAGATGGCGTGCGGGACGCACAGGAAGATCGAGAGCGAGTAGTAGAGCCGGCCGACCGGCGTCAGGTTGTCCGCGACGACGTCGCCCGCGTACGGCTCGACGATCAGCCACACGCCGTCCGCGGCCAGCGTGCTGCGGATGTGCCGGGCGGCCCCGACCGGGTCGCCCATGTCGTGCAGGCAGTCGAACGTCGTCACGAGCCCGAGTCCGCCTCCCGTGAAGTCGGCCGCGGCGGCGACGGCGAACTCGACCTTGTCGCCGAGCCCTGCCTGCGCCGTCAGCTTCCTGGCCAGCTCGATGGAGCCCGAGTCGTTGTCGTACCCGATCACGGTGGAGGCCGGGTAGGTCTCGGCGAGGATCCGCGTCGACGACCCGAGCCCGCAGCCGACGTCGGCCACCGTGATGCCGCCGTCCAGCCGCTCGACGAGCCCGTCCACGGCGGGCAGCCAGCTGCTGACCAGGTTCGCGACATAGCCGGGCCGGAAGAAACGCTCGCAGCCCACCGCGACGTCGTCGCCGTGCTCGCCCCAGGCGAAGCCGCGCCCGCTGTGGAATCGGTCGATGATCGCGTCCCGGTCGTCGAAACACGCGAGAGCCATCTGGAACGCGCCGGGCAGCACGAGCCCGTCCGGGTCGGCGAAGGCGAGCGCCTGTGCCGGGGTCATCCAGTACTGGTCGGTGTCCGGCCGGTAGCTCACCAGCTTTCCGGCTGCCTGCCCGCGCAGCCACTCGCGCACGTACCGCTCCACCGTGCCGGTGTACTCGGCGAGCTCGACGGCGGTGAGCGGGCCGGCCTCGGCCAGCGCGCGATACAGGCCGAGCCGGTCACCGATCACGATGTTGCCGGCGGCGCCCGTGGCCCCCAGGTCGGTGACGAAGCGGCCGAGGAGTTCGTTCAACTCGGTCTCGTCGATCGTGGTGTTCGTCATTGGTCCCTCTCCTGACCCGGCCGAGCCCGGTGCTCGGGCCGTGTCGCTCAGCGTGACCCGGCGACCCTGGCCGGAGGTTGGCGCAGTGTTGGCGGAACCTTGGCGGCCGCACGCGGGCACACGGCCGGGCGCCGAGGAACGGCCGGCCATCGAGGTCACAATGGGGCTGGACCGAACGAGAGTCCTCGGAGCAACCAGGCAATCAGAAGCGAGGCACACCTCCATGACGGCGACAGCTGACCACGACGCGTACATCGCCCAAGCGCCCGAGCCCTTCCGGCCCTCACTGAAACGGTTGCGCGCGCTGCTGTCCCGCGCCCTGCCGGAAGCGGACGAGATCGTCGCCTACAACATGCCCGGCTTCAGGATCGGCGGCACGGTCGTCGCGAGCTACGCGGCGTTCAGCAAGCAGTGCGGGCTCTACGTCCTTCCGGGCGCGATCTCCGAGTATGCCGAGGAGATCGCGACCGCCGGCCTCAAGGCAACGAAGACCGGCATCACCTTCTCGCTGCGCAACCCCATCCCGGACGACCTCGTCGAGAAGCTGGCACGGGCGTCGCGAACGGGCGCCGGGGCCTGACGGGCTCAGTCTGATCGATCAGGCGGTCACCTCCCGTCATCGGAAGGCTCATCCGGCAGGCACGTCCTAGCGCAGGAGCTGGTGGTAGTAGCGCTGCACCGTCGCTCCGGGCTCCGTGCCGAGCTCCTCGCTCAGGATCATCCGGAGCCGCCCGTAGCAGGCCAGCGCCTCGGCCTCGTTCCCGCCGGCCGCGAGTGCACGCATCAGCAGCAGGTGCCCGGTCTCGCGCAGTGGCGCGAGCTCGACGAGCTCGCGGGCCGACCGCTCGGCCCCGGGCAGCTCGGTGGCGTCGATCGCGAGGCAGGTCGTCGCATAGCACTCCAGGGCGCGGAGCCGGGCGTCGGCGAGCCGGCGCCGCCAGCCGTCCAGCCACTCGGCGTCCACCCCGGGTAGGAGCGTCCGCCGGGCGACGAACAGCGCGGCGAGGCTCGCATACCAGGCTCGGTCCCACTGCCGGGCGCCGACGGCCGACTCGGCCGTGTGCAGGGCCACGAACGCGCGGTCGACGTCGACGTGGGCAGGTTCGGGCAGTACGACGGCGAGTTCGGCGCGCCCGCGGATCAGGTCGGCGCCGACGGCGGAACGCAGCTTGGAGATCAGCACCGTCAGCGCGTTGGCGGCAGCCGCCGGAGGCGACTCGCCCCACAGTGCGTCGACCAGTGCGTCCCGAGCCATCGGCTGGGGCCTGTTCAGGACGAGAAAGGCGAACAGCGTGCGCGCCTGACGGCTCGGCAGATCCTCGGCGAGACTGCGGCCGCCCAGCTCGACGGCGAACGTCCCGCACAGCTGCACCCGAACGCCGGCTCTGTCCTGCACGCTGTCCCACCTCGGCTCCTGCGTGGCTTGCCGCCATCGATTGTCATCCTGCGGGGCGGCGAAGCACAATCGACACATCATGATCCGTCAGGTGCGTTGTGAGTGCGGCTTCACCGCGCGTGGCTCGACCGACGACGAGGTGATCACGCTGATCCTCGCCCACGTCGGGCAGGACCATCCCCACCTCGCCGCCGTCGAGACGGCCGACGACGTGCGTGGCTGGATCGAGCTCGTCCCGGAGTGATCAGGCCCGCGCCGGCCGCGCCAGCGATGCCAGCGGTGCGCGCTCGAGGCCGGCGAGATCGGCGGCGGCAAGGGCGCCGCAGTCGAGGCCGCGCAGCACGAAGCCGGCGAGCGCCTTCGCGGTGGCGGGTTCGTCCAGCACCGCGCCGGCCCGCCGGTCGAGGTAGGCGCCGAGCCGGGTGACGGCGTCCGGTGCGGACGCGCGGAAGTAGGCGTAGGTGGCGGCGAACCGGCTCGGCAGCTGCGCCGGGTGCAGGTCCCAGCCCTGGTAGAAGCCGCGGTGCAGCGAGCGGGTGACCAACCGGCCGTGCAGCGCCCAGGCCGCCCGCACGCCGTCGGGCTCGCCGACCGGCAGCACGTTCGTGGAACCGTCGGACAGGTGCACGCCCGTGCCCGCCGCGGCGAGCTGCATGACGGCCTTCGCGTGGTCGGCGGCGGGATGCTCCATGCTCTGGTCCGCGGCGGCGATGCCGAGCGAGGCGGAGTAGTCGTAGGTGCCGTAGTGCAGGCCGCTGACCCGGCCCTGGCCCGCGTGCAGCATCGGTGCGATGAGGGCGGTGCCGTCCGCGCCGAGGATCGCCTGCGGCGTCTCGACCTGGATCTCGAACCTGAGCCGTCCGGTGACCAGACCGAGCCTGGCCTCGAGGTCGGCGCAGGCGAGCACCATCGCCCGCACCTGGGCCACGGAGGTGACCTTCGGCAGGGTGAGCACGAGGCCGTCCGGGAGCCCGCCCGAGGCGAGGAGTTCCCCGACGAACAGCGCGAGCGTGCGGAGCCCACGCGCCCTGGTGGCCGGCTCGAGGCACTTGAACCGGATCCCGACGAACGGCGGGAGCCGACCCGCGGCGCCGGCCTGCGCGACGGCACGGGCCGCGGCACGCACGTCCGCGTCCTCGTCGTCGCCGCCGTAGCCGTCCTCGAAGTCGATCCGCAGGTCCTCGATGGGCTCCGCCTCGAGCTTGGCGAGCACGAGGCCGGCGATCAGGGCTCGCTCGCCGGGGTCGGTGACCAGCGCGTGGGCGTCGAGCAGGACGTCGATGCCGCCGACGGCGTCCAGTGCCTCCTGTGCCTGCCTGCCCCAGCGGGTCGGCAGGTCCGGGTTGTACCGGTCCCCCGGCACGTAGACCGTGTGCACCGGCTGCCGGGCGCCGGCGTCCCCCGGGTAGAGCCGGGCGGCCCGGGCGTCCGGCTCGGCGAGCAGGTCCTCGATGGCGCGCGCCGCCGTCGAGGACAGGCCCACGACCGCCCCGCGGTCGGTGCCGTCCTCGCCGTCCGTGCCCGCTGTGCCGTTCATGCCGTTCGTGCCGTTCGTGTCGTTCGTGCCCGCCACGGCTCAGCCCCCGACCGTGGCCGAGAACTGGGGCGCGGCGGCGTCGATGTCGGGCTCGACCGTGTGCCCGGCTCGCTCCCGCTCCACGCGGGCGACGTCCTGGACCGCCTTCGCGACCGCCTCGGCCACCGTCGGGTCGAAGACGCTCGGCACGATGTAGTTGGGGTTGCGCTCGGAGTCGGCCACGGTGTCCGCGATCGCGACGGCGGCGGCGCGCAGCGTGGCGTCGCTGATGGCGGTGGCGTGGGCGTCGAGCAGCCCACGGAACAGGCCCGGGAACGCGAGCACGTTGTTGATCTGGTTCGGGTAGTCGCTTCGCCCGGTGGCCACCACCGCGGCGTGCTGGGCGGCTTCGATCGGGTCCACCTCGGGATCGGGGTTCGCGAGTGCGAAGACGATCGCGCCGTCGTTCATCGCCTCGATGTCCGAGCCGTCGAGGATGCCCGCGGCGGAGACGCCGATGAACACGTCCGCCCCGGCCATGCCCCCCTTCAGCGACCCGGCGAAGCCCTCGGGGTTCGTGTTCTCCGCGAGCCAGCGACGGTGCGCGTCGACGTACTCACGTCCGGCGTGCACGGCGCCGGTCCGGTCGAACCCGATGATGTTCGTGGCCCCTTCGCCCGCGAGCAGGTGGATGATCGCGGAGCCCGCGGCGCCCACGCCGGAGACCACGATGCGCACGTCGGCGAGCTCCTTGCCGACCACCCGGAGCGCGTTGATGAGGGCGGCGAGCACCACGATCGCGGTGCCGTGCTGATCGTCGTGGAAGACCGGGATGTCCAGTTCCTCGCGCAGCCGCCGCTCGATCTCGAAGCATCGCGGCGCGGAGATGTCCTCGAGGTTGATGCCGCCGTAGCCGGGCGCGATCGCCTTGACGACCATGATGATCTCCTCGGTGTCCTTGGTGTCCAGGCAGACCGGCCAGGCGTCCACGCCACCGAACTGCTTGAACAGGGCGGCCTTGCCCTCCATGACGGGCATGGCGGCGGCGGGCCCGATGTCGCCAAGGCCGAGGACGGCCGTGCCGTCGGTGACGACGGCGACCGTGTTCCGCTTGATGGTCAGGCGGCGGGCGTCCTCCGGCTTCTTCGCGATCGCCAGGCAGACCCGGGCCACGCCGGGGGTGTACGCGCGGGACAGGTCGTCTCGGTGGCGCAGGTTCACCTTGGGCCGCACCTCGAGCTTGCCGCCGAGGTGCATCAGGAAGGTGGCGTCGCTGACCTGGCGCACGCTGACGCCGTCGATCGCCTCGAGGGTCGCCGAGATCGTCTCGACGTGTGCGCCGTCGACGGCATTGCACGACACGTCGACGACCATGCCGGAGTCGGTGGACTCGACCACGTCGATGCCGGTCAC
Coding sequences within:
- a CDS encoding allophanate hydrolase-related protein, whose translation is MTELFVNGEGMRGGGVHHNIAGHPFLGPVRTAPGYRFFSVRDEFPGIAPGGTAAIVGELYDVPLVVLAERFLPDEPPELELGVIRLEDGRAVLSMVLRPEEVASGRHADISAAGGWRAYRSA
- a CDS encoding alpha/beta fold hydrolase, whose translation is MDAVDVDGIRIAFTRAGRGRPIVLLGGFVGDGAGTWHHQIDALSGSYTVVSWDPPGSGGSSDVPESFRLPDYATSLAGLISALGLEQPVLVGLSFGGALALEYWRHRGAQVRGLFLAGAYAGWTGSLPAATVAQRLQTCLAASLLPAPEFASTMVPSMFSPDVPTDLVAEVRDNIAASFRPGGFRAMARSSAEADLRDVLPLIDVPTVVLHGAADVRAPGFVADALCAAIPGSRLVILPGVGHVSCIEAPERFTAELEAFLGGLRRHAGPGPDLASPAHP
- a CDS encoding alpha/beta hydrolase, which translates into the protein MTTDPATGFTAPTGVTTGATILLVHGAWHGPWCWEDMAERLGDLGNDVRTVELRGHDGRTGRIWHRIDDYVEDVRDAAAGCRPPLVVVGHSLGGLVAQRLLENERVAGLVLLAPTPARGTLPAVGRLALRHPTALLRATMTLRMRPFVRTHALVRDLFFTARTDPWVVHDTWIRLRDESYLAFLQTIVVRPRPDRVRAPVLVLAAEEDRFFTLAEMERTARTYGTRAVVVEGSGHDLMLDGGWPDVAHRIDAWVRTTATETAGHHGGRES
- a CDS encoding class I SAM-dependent methyltransferase, with amino-acid sequence MTNTTIDETELNELLGRFVTDLGATGAAGNIVIGDRLGLYRALAEAGPLTAVELAEYTGTVERYVREWLRGQAAGKLVSYRPDTDQYWMTPAQALAFADPDGLVLPGAFQMALACFDDRDAIIDRFHSGRGFAWGEHGDDVAVGCERFFRPGYVANLVSSWLPAVDGLVERLDGGITVADVGCGLGSSTRILAETYPASTVIGYDNDSGSIELARKLTAQAGLGDKVEFAVAAAADFTGGGLGLVTTFDCLHDMGDPVGAARHIRSTLAADGVWLIVEPYAGDVVADNLTPVGRLYYSLSIFLCVPHAISEGASDALGNQAGEQPIARIIEEAGFGRFRRVTETPFNIVYEARP
- a CDS encoding iron chaperone, giving the protein MTATADHDAYIAQAPEPFRPSLKRLRALLSRALPEADEIVAYNMPGFRIGGTVVASYAAFSKQCGLYVLPGAISEYAEEIATAGLKATKTGITFSLRNPIPDDLVEKLARASRTGAGA
- a CDS encoding AfsR/SARP family transcriptional regulator translates to MQDRAGVRVQLCGTFAVELGGRSLAEDLPSRQARTLFAFLVLNRPQPMARDALVDALWGESPPAAAANALTVLISKLRSAVGADLIRGRAELAVVLPEPAHVDVDRAFVALHTAESAVGARQWDRAWYASLAALFVARRTLLPGVDAEWLDGWRRRLADARLRALECYATTCLAIDATELPGAERSARELVELAPLRETGHLLLMRALAAGGNEAEALACYGRLRMILSEELGTEPGATVQRYYHQLLR
- a CDS encoding DUF1059 domain-containing protein, which gives rise to MIRQVRCECGFTARGSTDDEVITLILAHVGQDHPHLAAVETADDVRGWIELVPE
- a CDS encoding DUF6986 family protein, with product MNGTAGTDGEDGTDRGAVVGLSSTAARAIEDLLAEPDARAARLYPGDAGARQPVHTVYVPGDRYNPDLPTRWGRQAQEALDAVGGIDVLLDAHALVTDPGERALIAGLVLAKLEAEPIEDLRIDFEDGYGGDDEDADVRAAARAVAQAGAAGRLPPFVGIRFKCLEPATRARGLRTLALFVGELLASGGLPDGLVLTLPKVTSVAQVRAMVLACADLEARLGLVTGRLRFEIQVETPQAILGADGTALIAPMLHAGQGRVSGLHYGTYDYSASLGIAAADQSMEHPAADHAKAVMQLAAAGTGVHLSDGSTNVLPVGEPDGVRAAWALHGRLVTRSLHRGFYQGWDLHPAQLPSRFAATYAYFRASAPDAVTRLGAYLDRRAGAVLDEPATAKALAGFVLRGLDCGALAAADLAGLERAPLASLARPARA
- a CDS encoding NAD-dependent malic enzyme, with translation MALPSPSYSITLRVEAPTGPRTTTDIVAAVGATGAAVTGIDVVESTDSGMVVDVSCNAVDGAHVETISATLEAIDGVSVRQVSDATFLMHLGGKLEVRPKVNLRHRDDLSRAYTPGVARVCLAIAKKPEDARRLTIKRNTVAVVTDGTAVLGLGDIGPAAAMPVMEGKAALFKQFGGVDAWPVCLDTKDTEEIIMVVKAIAPGYGGINLEDISAPRCFEIERRLREELDIPVFHDDQHGTAIVVLAALINALRVVGKELADVRIVVSGVGAAGSAIIHLLAGEGATNIIGFDRTGAVHAGREYVDAHRRWLAENTNPEGFAGSLKGGMAGADVFIGVSAAGILDGSDIEAMNDGAIVFALANPDPEVDPIEAAQHAAVVATGRSDYPNQINNVLAFPGLFRGLLDAHATAISDATLRAAAVAIADTVADSERNPNYIVPSVFDPTVAEAVAKAVQDVARVERERAGHTVEPDIDAAAPQFSATVGG